In the genome of Populus nigra chromosome 9, ddPopNigr1.1, whole genome shotgun sequence, one region contains:
- the LOC133703244 gene encoding G-type lectin S-receptor-like serine/threonine-protein kinase At4g27290 isoform X2, protein MGSLPFFIFFSTLFIQSLQFLSFSADIITPDLPVKDGQTLISVSQSFELGFFSPGTSKYRYVGIWYKKSPETVVWVANRNNPLTDHFGVLTIDNRGNLVLLDQIKNIIWSSNSSSIIAGPFAQLLDSGNLVVRDNGSSRNTESYRWQSFDQPSDTLLPGMKLGWNLKTGQERYLITWRSISDPSPGDFTYRLDIHGLPQLFIVVGSVKKVRSGPWNGIFFGGTPKVHNSVFEPILVRNEDEIYYTYRLLNNSVSSRLTLNQSGAVERLVMYGQNSGWTTIYSVPVDTCENYGQCGANGICRTRTSPICECLEGFKSIPEEELDIQNFYGSRKCETRLTLDCQPGEGFLKLPGVKLPDLLEFRLNESMNLKECEAECFKNCSCSAFATTNLSGGGDGSGCLMWFGNLIDIREQSGSTIGQDIHIRVPASELEMVRSSKRKKMLKTALVASMSTLLGIFVSGLVLCISWRKIKRKGMDRRKEGMEAPLFDLDTIATATNNFAPDSIIGAGGFGSVYKGKLLTGQEIAVKKLSMNSGQGVEEFRNEVVLIAKLQHRNLVGLLGSCIHREERMLVYEYMPNKSLDYFIFDQERSALLGWKERFVIILGIARGLLYLHQDSKLQIVHRDLKPSNVLLDSNLIPKISDFGLARISGDDGKETKTRRVIGTYGYMAPEYAIDGKFSVKSDVFSLGVLLLEIISGKKNRGFVHPDHHHHLLGHAWLMWNEGRASELIDTGLEDTSGKSQLLRCIQVGLLCVQKLPEDRPVMSTVVFMLANEGAVLPQPKQPGFFIERGSVSEATSRNEDSYSTNEANITILEAR, encoded by the exons ATGGGGAGCCTTCCCttctttatcttcttcagcACTTTGTTCATACAATCTCTCCAGTTCTTGTCATTTTCTGCTGATATCATAACTCCAGATCTACCTGTCAAAGATGGCCAGACTTTAATTTCTGTATCTCAAAGTTTTGAGCTAGGTTTCTTCTCTCCTGGAACCTCAAAATATCGGTATGTAGGAATTTGGTACAAGAAGAGCCCTGAGACAGTTGTATGGGTTGCGAACAGAAACAACCCACTCACTGATCATTTTGGGGTGTTAACAATTGACAACAGGGGAAATCTTGTTCTTCTCGACCaaataaagaatattatatggtcttcaaattcatcaagcaTTATAGCAGGTCCTTTCGCACAGCTATTGGATTCTGGAAATCTTGTTGTTAGGGACAATGGTAGTAGCAGAAACACTGAAAGCTATCGATGGCAGAGTTTTGACCAGCCATCAGATACACTATTACCAGGCATGAAGCTGGGATGGAACTTAAAGACTGGTCAAGAAAGGTACTTAATCACATGGAGAAGTATCAGCGATCCATCCCCTGGAGACTTTACTTATAGACTTGACATTCATGGTTTACCTCAATTGTTTATTGTTGTAGGATCTGTGAAGAAGGTCCGCAGCGGACCATGGAATGGAATTTTCTTTGGTGGCACTCCTAAAGTCCACAATTCAGTATTTGAACCGATTCTGGTTCGTAATGAGGATGAAATATATTACACGTACAGGCTTTTGAACAATTCAGTTAGTTCGAGATTAACCCTGAATCAATCAGGTGCAGTAGAACGTCTTGTGATGTATGGTCAGAACTCTGGATGGACAACGATATACTCAGTACCTGTGGATACGTGTGAGAATTATGGGCAATGTGGTGCTAATGGTATTTGCAGAACTAGGACGTCACCTATCTGTGAATGTTTGGAAGGGTTTAAATCCATACCAGAAGAGGAATTGGATATACAGAATTTTTATGGGTCTAGGAAATGTGAGACGAGATTGACATTAGATTGCCAACCAGGTGAGGGGTTCCTCAAGCTTCCAGGGGTAAAATTGCCTGATTTGTTAGAGTTTCGGTTGAATGAGAGTATGAATCTGAAGGAATGCGAGGCAGAGTGCTTCAAGAACTGTTCTTGCTCAGCTTTTGCTACTACAAATTTAAGTGGAGGTGGAGATGGCAGTGGCTGCTTGATGTGGTTTGGGAACCTCATAGACATTAGAGAGCAATCAGGAAGTACGATAGGACAGGATATCCATATACGAGTACCAGCTTCAGAATTAG AAATGGTGCGTAGCtcgaaaaggaagaaaatgttAAAGACTGCCCTGGTGGCTTCAATGTCTACTTTGTTAGGCATTTTTGTCTCAGGCTTGGTGCTCTGCATTAGTTGGAGGAAAATAAAGAGGAAGG GAATGGACCGCAGGAAGGAAGGCATGGAAGCACCTCTGTTTGATTTGGATACAATTGCTACTGCAACAAACAATTTCGCGCCGGACAGTATAATTGGAGCTGGGGGATTTGGTTCTGTTTACAAG GGTAAACTTTTGACAGGACAAGAAATTGCAGTGAAGAAGCTGTCAATGAATTCAGGACAAGGTGTTGAAGAGTTTAGGAACGAAGTAGTTTTAATTGCCAAACTTCAACATAGGAATCTTGTTGGGCTCTTGGGAAGCTGTATACACAGAGAAGAAAGGATGTTAGTCTATGAGTATATGCCTAACAAAAGCTTGGATTATTTCATCTTTG ATCAAGAAAGAAGTGCGTTATTGGGATGGAAAGAGcgttttgttattattttgggTATCGCAAGAGGACTTCTCTACCTCCACCAAGATTCCAAACTTCAAATTGTTCACAGGGATCTCAAACCAAGCAATGTTTTGCTAGACAGTAACCTGATCCCTAAAATTTCAGATTTTGGTTTGGCAAGAATATCTGGCGATGatggaaaagaaacaaaaacaagaagagtTATTGGGACATA tgGCTATATGGCTCCTGAATATGCCATTGATGGAAAATTTTCAGTGAAGTCTGATGTTTTCAGCTTGGGTGTGCTTCTGTTAGAGATAATAAGTGGTAAGAAGAATAGAGGTTTTGTTCACCCggatcaccatcaccatctttTAGGACAT GCATGGTTGATGTGGAATGAAGGCAGGGCCTCGGAATTAATCGACACAGGTTTGGAGGATACATCCGGAAAATCCCAACTTCTAAGGTGTATTCAGGTGGGGCTATTATGCGTCCAGAAGCTCCCTGAAGACAGACCAGTAATGTCAACTGTAGTTTTCATGCTAGCAAATGAAGGAGCTGTGTTGCCTCAGCCTAAACAGCCTGGTTTCTTCATAGAAAGGGGTTCGGTCAGCGAAGCAACATCAAGAAATGAAGACTCTTATTCAACAAATGAAGCAAATATAACTATCCTGGAAGCTAGATAG
- the LOC133703244 gene encoding G-type lectin S-receptor-like serine/threonine-protein kinase At4g27290 isoform X1 — protein MGSLPFFIFFSTLFIQSLQFLSFSADIITPDLPVKDGQTLISVSQSFELGFFSPGTSKYRYVGIWYKKSPETVVWVANRNNPLTDHFGVLTIDNRGNLVLLDQIKNIIWSSNSSSIIAGPFAQLLDSGNLVVRDNGSSRNTESYRWQSFDQPSDTLLPGMKLGWNLKTGQERYLITWRSISDPSPGDFTYRLDIHGLPQLFIVVGSVKKVRSGPWNGIFFGGTPKVHNSVFEPILVRNEDEIYYTYRLLNNSVSSRLTLNQSGAVERLVMYGQNSGWTTIYSVPVDTCENYGQCGANGICRTRTSPICECLEGFKSIPEEELDIQNFYGSRKCETRLTLDCQPGEGFLKLPGVKLPDLLEFRLNESMNLKECEAECFKNCSCSAFATTNLSGGGDGSGCLMWFGNLIDIREQSGSTIGQDIHIRVPASELEMVRSSKRKKMLKTALVASMSTLLGIFVSGLVLCISWRKIKRKVGMDRRKEGMEAPLFDLDTIATATNNFAPDSIIGAGGFGSVYKGKLLTGQEIAVKKLSMNSGQGVEEFRNEVVLIAKLQHRNLVGLLGSCIHREERMLVYEYMPNKSLDYFIFDQERSALLGWKERFVIILGIARGLLYLHQDSKLQIVHRDLKPSNVLLDSNLIPKISDFGLARISGDDGKETKTRRVIGTYGYMAPEYAIDGKFSVKSDVFSLGVLLLEIISGKKNRGFVHPDHHHHLLGHAWLMWNEGRASELIDTGLEDTSGKSQLLRCIQVGLLCVQKLPEDRPVMSTVVFMLANEGAVLPQPKQPGFFIERGSVSEATSRNEDSYSTNEANITILEAR, from the exons ATGGGGAGCCTTCCCttctttatcttcttcagcACTTTGTTCATACAATCTCTCCAGTTCTTGTCATTTTCTGCTGATATCATAACTCCAGATCTACCTGTCAAAGATGGCCAGACTTTAATTTCTGTATCTCAAAGTTTTGAGCTAGGTTTCTTCTCTCCTGGAACCTCAAAATATCGGTATGTAGGAATTTGGTACAAGAAGAGCCCTGAGACAGTTGTATGGGTTGCGAACAGAAACAACCCACTCACTGATCATTTTGGGGTGTTAACAATTGACAACAGGGGAAATCTTGTTCTTCTCGACCaaataaagaatattatatggtcttcaaattcatcaagcaTTATAGCAGGTCCTTTCGCACAGCTATTGGATTCTGGAAATCTTGTTGTTAGGGACAATGGTAGTAGCAGAAACACTGAAAGCTATCGATGGCAGAGTTTTGACCAGCCATCAGATACACTATTACCAGGCATGAAGCTGGGATGGAACTTAAAGACTGGTCAAGAAAGGTACTTAATCACATGGAGAAGTATCAGCGATCCATCCCCTGGAGACTTTACTTATAGACTTGACATTCATGGTTTACCTCAATTGTTTATTGTTGTAGGATCTGTGAAGAAGGTCCGCAGCGGACCATGGAATGGAATTTTCTTTGGTGGCACTCCTAAAGTCCACAATTCAGTATTTGAACCGATTCTGGTTCGTAATGAGGATGAAATATATTACACGTACAGGCTTTTGAACAATTCAGTTAGTTCGAGATTAACCCTGAATCAATCAGGTGCAGTAGAACGTCTTGTGATGTATGGTCAGAACTCTGGATGGACAACGATATACTCAGTACCTGTGGATACGTGTGAGAATTATGGGCAATGTGGTGCTAATGGTATTTGCAGAACTAGGACGTCACCTATCTGTGAATGTTTGGAAGGGTTTAAATCCATACCAGAAGAGGAATTGGATATACAGAATTTTTATGGGTCTAGGAAATGTGAGACGAGATTGACATTAGATTGCCAACCAGGTGAGGGGTTCCTCAAGCTTCCAGGGGTAAAATTGCCTGATTTGTTAGAGTTTCGGTTGAATGAGAGTATGAATCTGAAGGAATGCGAGGCAGAGTGCTTCAAGAACTGTTCTTGCTCAGCTTTTGCTACTACAAATTTAAGTGGAGGTGGAGATGGCAGTGGCTGCTTGATGTGGTTTGGGAACCTCATAGACATTAGAGAGCAATCAGGAAGTACGATAGGACAGGATATCCATATACGAGTACCAGCTTCAGAATTAG AAATGGTGCGTAGCtcgaaaaggaagaaaatgttAAAGACTGCCCTGGTGGCTTCAATGTCTACTTTGTTAGGCATTTTTGTCTCAGGCTTGGTGCTCTGCATTAGTTGGAGGAAAATAAAGAGGAAGG TAGGAATGGACCGCAGGAAGGAAGGCATGGAAGCACCTCTGTTTGATTTGGATACAATTGCTACTGCAACAAACAATTTCGCGCCGGACAGTATAATTGGAGCTGGGGGATTTGGTTCTGTTTACAAG GGTAAACTTTTGACAGGACAAGAAATTGCAGTGAAGAAGCTGTCAATGAATTCAGGACAAGGTGTTGAAGAGTTTAGGAACGAAGTAGTTTTAATTGCCAAACTTCAACATAGGAATCTTGTTGGGCTCTTGGGAAGCTGTATACACAGAGAAGAAAGGATGTTAGTCTATGAGTATATGCCTAACAAAAGCTTGGATTATTTCATCTTTG ATCAAGAAAGAAGTGCGTTATTGGGATGGAAAGAGcgttttgttattattttgggTATCGCAAGAGGACTTCTCTACCTCCACCAAGATTCCAAACTTCAAATTGTTCACAGGGATCTCAAACCAAGCAATGTTTTGCTAGACAGTAACCTGATCCCTAAAATTTCAGATTTTGGTTTGGCAAGAATATCTGGCGATGatggaaaagaaacaaaaacaagaagagtTATTGGGACATA tgGCTATATGGCTCCTGAATATGCCATTGATGGAAAATTTTCAGTGAAGTCTGATGTTTTCAGCTTGGGTGTGCTTCTGTTAGAGATAATAAGTGGTAAGAAGAATAGAGGTTTTGTTCACCCggatcaccatcaccatctttTAGGACAT GCATGGTTGATGTGGAATGAAGGCAGGGCCTCGGAATTAATCGACACAGGTTTGGAGGATACATCCGGAAAATCCCAACTTCTAAGGTGTATTCAGGTGGGGCTATTATGCGTCCAGAAGCTCCCTGAAGACAGACCAGTAATGTCAACTGTAGTTTTCATGCTAGCAAATGAAGGAGCTGTGTTGCCTCAGCCTAAACAGCCTGGTTTCTTCATAGAAAGGGGTTCGGTCAGCGAAGCAACATCAAGAAATGAAGACTCTTATTCAACAAATGAAGCAAATATAACTATCCTGGAAGCTAGATAG
- the LOC133703243 gene encoding G-type lectin S-receptor-like serine/threonine-protein kinase At4g27290, whose amino-acid sequence MKRGMRKTAGGLLGLFVYSFLLSTIRVSSAPDIISPGQFIGDGDTIISAGQNFELGFFSPGSSTRRYLGIWYKKLSTGTVVWVANREIPIFDHSGVLYFTNQGTLLLLNGTKDVVWSSNRTTPKNNPVAQLLESGNLVVKDGNDCNPESFLWQSFDYPGDTNLPDMKLGRNLVTGLDWSISSWKSLDDPARGEYSVGIDPRGYQQLVYKKGRAIQFRAGSWNGIRFTGTTRLRPNPVYRYEFVLNDKEVYFNFELLNSSVASRFVVNASGVVERLTWISQVHRWTRYFAVGEDQCDAYSFCGSNAKCNIDKSPVCACLDGFEPNSARDWSFQDWSGGCVRRTTLTCNRGEGFVKHTGMKLPDTSSSWYNTSISLKECQELCLKNCSCMAYANTDVRGGGSGCLLWFGDLIDMREFVNTGQDLYIRMAASYLDNIKRNERAKGEMLVGFIVCPILLVTGVSVLGWMFHRRKRKIRNQGKMKNILEMDYDNHSRKEELELPIIDLSTIAKSTGNFSSNKKLGEGGFGLVYKGTLYGQDIAVKRLSMYSGQGIEEFKNEVLLIAKLQHRNLVELLGCCIEGDERMLIYEYMPNKSLDYFIFDQSRSKLLDWPTRISIMDGIARGLLYLHQDSRLRIIHRDLKASNVLLDTDMNPKISDFGMARIFGGNQTEANTNRVVGTYGYMAPEYAVEGLFSVKSDVFSFGVLVLEIVSGRKNRGFFSHNHHLNLVGHAWKLWMEERSLELTDNTLGASHALSEIIRYIHVGLLCVQQQPDDRPNMSTAVLMLGGESSLPQPKQPGFFLERNVPRTESSSSNYKSTSTNEITMTVQYPR is encoded by the exons ATGAAGAGAGGCATGAGGAAAACAGCAGGTGGCCTTCTAGGACTCTTTGTCTACTCCTTTCTACTCTCCACCATTAGAGTCTCCAGTGCTCCAGACATCATTAGTCCAGGTCAATTTATCGGAGATGGTGACACAATAATTTCAGCTGGCCAGAACTTTGAACTTGGATTTTTCAGTCCAGGTAGTTCAACAAGGAGATACTTGGGCATTTGGTACAAGAAGTTATCTACTGGAACTGTTGTTTGGGTGGCCAACAGAGAAATTCCAATCTTCGATCATTCAGGAGTTCTATATTTCACTAATCAAggaactcttcttcttctaaatGGCACTAAAGACGTTGTTTGGTCATCTAATAGGACCACACCGAAAAACAATCCAGTTGCTCAACTCTTGGAATCAGGAAATCTTGTTGTCAAAGATGGAAATGATTGCAACCCAGAGAGTTTTTTATGGCAAAGCTTTGATTATCCAGGCGACACCAATCTTCCAGACATGAAACTCGGAAGAAACTTGGTTACTGGTCTAGACTGGTCCATTTCATCTTGGAAAAGCTTGGATGATCCTGCTAGAGGAGAGTATAGTGTTGGAATAGATCCTCGTGGTTATCAACAACTAGTTTATAAGAAGGGGAGGGCAATACAATTCAGAGCTGGATCATGGAATGGCATTCGTTTTACAGGGACTACTAGATTGAGACCAAATCCAGTATATAGATACGAGTTTGTGTTGAATGATAAAGAGGTCTATTTCAATTTTGAGCTTCTAAACAGTTCAGTGGCATCGCGGTTTGTGGTGAATGCTTCAGGAGTTGTAGAGAGGTTGACCTGGATATCACAAGTGCATAGATGGACTCGCTACTTTGCTGTTGGTGAAGATCAGTGTGACGCTTATTCCTTTTGTGGTTCAAATGCTAAATGTAACATTGATAAGTCCCCCGTGTGCGCATGCTTGGATGGATTTGAGCCTAATTCTGCCAGAGATTGGAGTTTCCAAGACTGGTCTGGTGGGTGTGTTAGAAGGACTACCTTGACTTGTAATAGAGGAGAAGGATTTGTGAAGCACACGGGAATGAAACTGCCAGATACATCGAGTTCATGGTATAACACGAGCATCAGCCTCAAAGAATGCCAGGAGTTATGTTTGAAAAACTGCTCTTGCATGGCATATGCAAATACGGATGTCAGAGGAGGAGGAAGTGGATGCTTGCTTTGGTTTGGTGATCTGATTGACATGAGAGAATTTGTCAATACAGGGCAGGACCTCTATATACGGATGGCTGCTTCATATCTAG ATAACATCAAGAGGAACGAAAGAGCGAAAGGCGAGATGCTAGTGGGATTCATAGTCTGCCCGATTTTATTGGTCACTGGAGTTTCTGTACTAGGATGGATGTTTCATAggaggaaaaggaaaattagAAACCAAG GGAAGATGAAAAACATTCTTGAAATGGATTATGATAACCACAGCAGGAAGGAAGAGCTGGAGTTGCCGATAATTGATTTGAGCACAATAGCAAAATCGACCGGTAACTTCTCAAGCAACAAGAAGTTGGGGGAAGGTGGATTTGGACTTGTATACAAG GGTACATTATATGGGCAAGACATAGCAGTGAAGAGGCTTTCAATGTATTCTGGACAAGGGATTgaagagttcaaaaatgaagttttgttGATAGCCAAACTTCAACACCGCAATCTTGTAGAGCTTCTGGGTTGTTGCATTGAAGGAGACGAAAGAATGCTGATTTATGAATACATGCCCAACAAAAGcttggattattttatttttg ATCAATCAAGAAGCAAATTACTGGATTGGCCTACGCGCATTAGCATTATGGATGGAATTGCTAGAGGGCTTCTATATCTTCATCAAGACTCAAGGCTCAGGATTATCCATCGAGATCTCAAAGCCAGCAATGTTCTGCTAGATACTGATATGAACCCAAAAATTTCAGACTTCGGAATGGCAAGAATATTCGGCGGAAATCAAACTGAGGCAAATACAAATAGAGTAGTGGGAACATA TGGTTACATGGCTCCCGAGTACGCTGTTGAGGGACTCTTTTCTGTGAAATCGGACGTCTTTAGCTTCGGTGTATTAGTATTAGAAATAGTTAGTGGAAGGAAAAACAGAGGATTTTTCAGTCATAATCATCACCTCAACCTTGTCGGACAT GCATGGAAACTATGGATGGAAGAGAGGTCTTTAGAACTGACTGACAATACATTAGGTGCCTCTCACGCCCTGTCGGAAATAATACGATACATACATGTAGGTCTGCTATGCGTTCAGCAGCAACCTGATGACAGGCCGAACATGTCAACTGCAGTTCTAATGTTGGGCGGTGAGAGTTCATTGCCTCAGCCAAAGCAGCCCGGTTTTTTCCTAGAAAGGAATGTTCCTCGTACAGAGTCTTCCTCAAGTAATTATAAATCTACTTCAACAAATGAAATCACCATGACAGTGCAATATCCACGTTAG
- the LOC133703361 gene encoding G-type lectin S-receptor-like serine/threonine-protein kinase At4g27290 produces MERFRVIVLCTFLLISDVKISAISDTLAPGQSIKDGESVVSADGSFGLGFFSPGSSSNRYLGIWYNKITPGTVVWVANREQPLVNRLGVLNVTGQGVLVLFNSTNHAVWSSNVSRTAQNPVVQLLDSGNLAVKDGNDNNPDNFLWQSFDYPSETLLPGMKWGKNLVTGLDRYISSWKSADDPARGDFTFRLDPRGYNQMLLMKGLTILYRTGIWNGFRWGGVPETISNTVYGEQFVSTATESYYTFDLLNSSVPSRLVINPSGTPQRLTWITQTNLWGSYSVVQIDQCDTYILCSANGICSNSNGAVCSCLESFIPRTPESWNKQDWSGGCVRRTQLGCKNGDGFLQLTGVKLPDMSDSWVNTSMSLVECRNMCLSNCSCVAYGNSDIRRGASGCYLWFDDLRDTKHLPLGGQDLYIRMAASELSSYEKKSTGKRKRRRIIIGTLISAVVLLVLGFMLYMRRRRKTRQAYTSSIRIDNLKDESGRKDDMELPAFDFITIKNATDYFSYNNKLGEGGFGSVYKGTLTDGQEIAVKRLSKNSGQGLKEFKNEVILIAKLQHRNLVKLLGCCIEGDERMLIYEYMPNKSLDNFIFDKKSRNLLDWQTHMNIIGGIARGLLYLHQDSRLRIIHRDLKASNVLLDNSMNPKISDFGMARIFGGDQIEANTNRIVGTYGYISPEYAVDGLFSIKSDVFSFGVLVLEIVSGKKNRGFYHPDHNHNLLGHAWKLWNEGRPLELMDITIDDSSSLSEILRHIQVGLLCVQQRPDDRPSMSTVVVMLSSEISLPQPKQPGFYTERNFPEPETSSSSIRSASRNDISFTVFEPR; encoded by the exons ATGGAAAGATTTAGAGTTATCGTTTTGTGCACCTTCCTCCTGATTTCCGATGTAAAAATCTCTGCCATATCGGACACTCTTGCTCCTGGTCAGTCCATAAAAGATGGAGAATCTGTAGTTTCAGCCGATGGAAGTTTTGGGCTGGGATTTTTTAGCCCAGGAAGTTCAAGTAATAGATACTTGGGGATATGGTACAATAAAATAACCCCTGGAACTGTTGTTTGGGTGGCCAACAGAGAACAACCACTCGTGAATCGGCTAGGAGTACTAAATGTAACTGGTCAAGGAGTTCTCGTTCTGTTCAATAGCACTAATCATGCTGTTTGGTCATCTAATGTCTCAAGAACTGCCCAGAACCCTGTTGTACAGCTCTTGGATTCGGGAAATCTTGCCGTGAAAGATGGAAATGACAACAACCCGGATAACTTTTTGTGGCAAAGCTTTGATTATCCGAGTGAAACCTTACTTCCAGGCATGAAGTGGGGAAAAAATTTGGTGACTGGTCTTGATAGGTATATATCATCTTGGAAGAGTGCAGATGATCCTGCTCGAGGTGATTTTACATTTCGGTTGGATCCTCGCGGATATAACCAGATGCTGCTTATGAAGGGTCTTACAATTTTATATAGAACTGGCATATGGAACGGTTTCCGTTGGGGAGGAGTCCCCGAAACGATATCGAATACTGTTTACGGAGAACAATTTGTTTCAACTGCCACCGAGTCCTATTACACGTTTGATCTTCTAAACAGTTCAGTTCCATCAAGGTTGGTGATAAATCCTTCGGGCACACCACAGCGTCTCACATGGATAACTCAAACTAATCTTTGGGGATCTTACTCTGTAGTGCAGATTGATCAGTGTGACACTTATATCTTGTGTAGTGCCAACGGTATTTGCAGCAACAGTAATGGAGCCGTCTGTTCCTGCTTGGAAAGTTTCATACCAAGAACTCCTGAGAGCTGGAATAAACAAGATTGGTCTGGTGGTTGTGTTAGACGAACTCAGCTTGGTTGTAAAAATGGAGATGGATTTCTGCAGCTCACTGGTGTCAAATTGCCAGACATGTCTGACTCCTGGGTGAATACTAGCATGAGCCTAGTTGAATGTAGGAATATGTGCCTTTCAAACTGCTCGTGTGTGGCCTACGGAAATTCAGATATTAGAAGAGGAGCAAGTGGCTGCTACCTTTGGTTTGATGACCTCAGGGACACTAAACATCTTCCGCTTGGTGGGCAGGATCTCTACATACGAATGGCTGCTTCAGAACTAA GTAgttatgaaaagaaaagtacGGGTAAGAGGAAGCGAAGGAGGATCATTATTGGCACATTGATTTCTGCTGTGGTGTTGCTTGTATTAGGATTCATGTTGTACATGAGGAGAAGAAGGAAGACTAGACAAG CCTACACGTCAAGCATCCGCATTGATAATTTAAAGGATGAGAGCGGCAGGAAGGATGATATGGAGTTACCGGCATTCGATTTTATTACTATAAAGAATGCCACAGATTACTTTTCATACAATAACAAACTGGGAGAAGGTGGTTTTGGATCTGTATACAAG GGAACATTGACCGATGGACAAGAAATAGCAGTGAAAAGGCTTTCAAAGAATTCTGGACAGGGACTGaaagagttcaaaaatgaagTTATATTGATTGCCAAACTTCAGCACCGCAATCTTGTAAAGCTTCTTGGTTGTTGCATTGAAGGAGATGAAAGAATGTTAATCTACGAGTACATGCCAAATAAAAGCTTGGACAACTTTATATTCG ATAAGAAAAGCAGAAACCTACTTGATTGGCAAACACACATGAACATAATTGGCGGCATTGCAAGAGGGCTTCTTTATCTTCACCAAGACTCCAGATTGAGGATTATCCATAGGGATCTCAAAGCCAGCAACGTGCTTCTAGACAACTCTATGAACCCAAAAATATCAGATTTTGGCATGGCCAGAATATTTGGGGGAGATCAAATAGAGGCCAATACTAATAGGATCGTGGGAACCTA TGGCTATATCTCTCCCGAGTATGCAGTCGATGGGCTCTTCTCAATCAAATCTGACGTCTTTAGCTTTGGTGTTTTAGTACTCGAGATAGTGAGTGGGAAGAAAAACAGAGGATTTTACCACCCTGATCACAACCACAACCTTCTTGGGCAT GCATGGAAACTGTGGAATGAAGGGAGGCCATTGGAGCTGATGGATATAACGATTGATGACTCTTCTTCTTTATCTGAAATCCTAAGACACATTCAGGTTGGTCTTTTATGCGTGCAACAACGACCCGATGATAGGCCAAGCATGTCAACTGTGGTAGTAATGTTGAGCAGTGAGATCTCACTGCCTCAGCCAAAACAGCCTGGTTTTTACACAGAAAGAAATTTTCCTGAACCGGAGACTTCATCAAGCAGTATTCGATCAGCTTCTAGGAATGACATCAGCTTCACAGTGTTTGAACCGCGGTAG